One window from the genome of Elaeis guineensis isolate ETL-2024a chromosome 5, EG11, whole genome shotgun sequence encodes:
- the LOC105046319 gene encoding phosphatidylinositol:ceramide inositolphosphotransferase isoform X3, whose amino-acid sequence MTLYIAREGSKLWRKVCMETSVELQLLLEKWKLLLAGLIFQYIHGLAARGVHYLHRPGPALQDLGYMVLPELGKERGYISESLFTVIFLSFVLWTFHPFIYHSKRFYTVLLWRRVLAFLVASQVLRIITFYSTQLPGPNYHCREGSELARLPRPESVFEVLLINFPHGVIYGCGDLIFSSHMIFALVFVRTYQKYGSKRYTVNLVVFFVDKKLPEMPDRTGGSPPVLPLSVKDKDSRAKEENHKLLNGNSGETADWRQRPQLNGMHVENGNHVHSEAMLNGT is encoded by the exons ATGACGCTTTACATTGCTCGCGAGGGTTCCAAG CTATGGAGGAAGGTTTGCATGGAGACGTCTGTGGAACTTCAGCTTCTGCTCGAGAAGTGGAAGCTTCTTCTTGCAGGACTCATTTTTCAG TATATTCATGGATTGGCTGCTCGAGGAGTCCATTATTTACATCGTCCTGGACCAGCTCTTCAAGATCTTGGATACATGGTCCTTCCG GAACTTGGGAAAGAAAGAGGTTACATCAGTGAGAGTTTATTCACTGTCATCTTTTTGTCTTTTGTACTG TGGACATTTCATCCTTTCATATACCACAGCAAACGCTTCTACACTGTTCTACTCTGGCGCAGAGTGTTGGCATTTTTAGTT GCTTCTCAGGTTTTACGAATCATTACGTTTTATTCCACCCAACTTCCTGGTCCAAATTATCACTGTCGCGAG GGTTCAGAGCTTGCTAGACTGCCCAGACCAGAGAGTGTATTTGAAGTGCTTCTCATTAACT TCCCACATGGAGTCATTTATGGTTGTGgtgatttgatattttcatcacacatGATATTTGCGCTGGTGTTTGTGCGTACATACCAAAAGTATGGCTCTAAAAG GTATACTGTAAATTTGGTGGTATTCTTTGTTGACAAGAAACTACCAG AAATGCCAGATCGAACTGGTGGATCCCCACCAGTGTTGCCCTTGAGTGTCAAAGATAAGGACAGCAGGGCCAAAGAAGAGAACCACAAGTTGTTAAATGGGAATTCAGGAGAGACTGCTGATTGG AGACAGAGACCACAACTAAATGGTATGCATGTGGAAAATGGGAACCATGTCCATTCTGAAGCAATGTTGAATGGTACATAG
- the LOC105046319 gene encoding phosphatidylinositol:ceramide inositolphosphotransferase isoform X2 — protein sequence MTLYIAREGSKLWRKVCMETSVELQLLLEKWKLLLAGLIFQYIHGLAARGVHYLHRPGPALQDLGYMVLPELGKERGYISESLFTVIFLSFVLWTFHPFIYHSKRFYTVLLWRRVLAFLVASQVLRIITFYSTQLPGPNYHCREGSELARLPRPESVFEVLLINFPHGVIYGCGDLIFSSHMIFALVFVRTYQKYGSKRFVKLLAWLLAIIQSVLIIASRKHYTVDVVVAWYTVNLVVFFVDKKLPEMPDRTGGSPPVLPLSVKDKDSRAKEENHKLLNGNSGETADWRPQLNGMHVENGNHVHSEAMLNGT from the exons ATGACGCTTTACATTGCTCGCGAGGGTTCCAAG CTATGGAGGAAGGTTTGCATGGAGACGTCTGTGGAACTTCAGCTTCTGCTCGAGAAGTGGAAGCTTCTTCTTGCAGGACTCATTTTTCAG TATATTCATGGATTGGCTGCTCGAGGAGTCCATTATTTACATCGTCCTGGACCAGCTCTTCAAGATCTTGGATACATGGTCCTTCCG GAACTTGGGAAAGAAAGAGGTTACATCAGTGAGAGTTTATTCACTGTCATCTTTTTGTCTTTTGTACTG TGGACATTTCATCCTTTCATATACCACAGCAAACGCTTCTACACTGTTCTACTCTGGCGCAGAGTGTTGGCATTTTTAGTT GCTTCTCAGGTTTTACGAATCATTACGTTTTATTCCACCCAACTTCCTGGTCCAAATTATCACTGTCGCGAG GGTTCAGAGCTTGCTAGACTGCCCAGACCAGAGAGTGTATTTGAAGTGCTTCTCATTAACT TCCCACATGGAGTCATTTATGGTTGTGgtgatttgatattttcatcacacatGATATTTGCGCTGGTGTTTGTGCGTACATACCAAAAGTATGGCTCTAAAAG GTTTGTCAAGCTGCTTGCCTGGTTGCTGGCTATCATTCAGAGTGTCCTTATAATAGCTTCACGCAAGCATTACACAGTAGATGTTGTCGTTGCATG GTATACTGTAAATTTGGTGGTATTCTTTGTTGACAAGAAACTACCAG AAATGCCAGATCGAACTGGTGGATCCCCACCAGTGTTGCCCTTGAGTGTCAAAGATAAGGACAGCAGGGCCAAAGAAGAGAACCACAAGTTGTTAAATGGGAATTCAGGAGAGACTGCTGATTGG AGACCACAACTAAATGGTATGCATGTGGAAAATGGGAACCATGTCCATTCTGAAGCAATGTTGAATGGTACATAG
- the LOC105046319 gene encoding phosphatidylinositol:ceramide inositolphosphotransferase isoform X1: protein MTLYIAREGSKLWRKVCMETSVELQLLLEKWKLLLAGLIFQYIHGLAARGVHYLHRPGPALQDLGYMVLPELGKERGYISESLFTVIFLSFVLWTFHPFIYHSKRFYTVLLWRRVLAFLVASQVLRIITFYSTQLPGPNYHCREGSELARLPRPESVFEVLLINFPHGVIYGCGDLIFSSHMIFALVFVRTYQKYGSKRFVKLLAWLLAIIQSVLIIASRKHYTVDVVVAWYTVNLVVFFVDKKLPEMPDRTGGSPPVLPLSVKDKDSRAKEENHKLLNGNSGETADWRQRPQLNGMHVENGNHVHSEAMLNGT from the exons ATGACGCTTTACATTGCTCGCGAGGGTTCCAAG CTATGGAGGAAGGTTTGCATGGAGACGTCTGTGGAACTTCAGCTTCTGCTCGAGAAGTGGAAGCTTCTTCTTGCAGGACTCATTTTTCAG TATATTCATGGATTGGCTGCTCGAGGAGTCCATTATTTACATCGTCCTGGACCAGCTCTTCAAGATCTTGGATACATGGTCCTTCCG GAACTTGGGAAAGAAAGAGGTTACATCAGTGAGAGTTTATTCACTGTCATCTTTTTGTCTTTTGTACTG TGGACATTTCATCCTTTCATATACCACAGCAAACGCTTCTACACTGTTCTACTCTGGCGCAGAGTGTTGGCATTTTTAGTT GCTTCTCAGGTTTTACGAATCATTACGTTTTATTCCACCCAACTTCCTGGTCCAAATTATCACTGTCGCGAG GGTTCAGAGCTTGCTAGACTGCCCAGACCAGAGAGTGTATTTGAAGTGCTTCTCATTAACT TCCCACATGGAGTCATTTATGGTTGTGgtgatttgatattttcatcacacatGATATTTGCGCTGGTGTTTGTGCGTACATACCAAAAGTATGGCTCTAAAAG GTTTGTCAAGCTGCTTGCCTGGTTGCTGGCTATCATTCAGAGTGTCCTTATAATAGCTTCACGCAAGCATTACACAGTAGATGTTGTCGTTGCATG GTATACTGTAAATTTGGTGGTATTCTTTGTTGACAAGAAACTACCAG AAATGCCAGATCGAACTGGTGGATCCCCACCAGTGTTGCCCTTGAGTGTCAAAGATAAGGACAGCAGGGCCAAAGAAGAGAACCACAAGTTGTTAAATGGGAATTCAGGAGAGACTGCTGATTGG AGACAGAGACCACAACTAAATGGTATGCATGTGGAAAATGGGAACCATGTCCATTCTGAAGCAATGTTGAATGGTACATAG